One Pyxicephalus adspersus chromosome 3, UCB_Pads_2.0, whole genome shotgun sequence genomic window carries:
- the FGB gene encoding fibrinogen beta chain, which produces MAKLLRVVVLLVLCASAVWCVSDYDEDDGVETPKKEVTEGGVDARGHRPLLAGQKPAPTRRPPPPPVSGSGYRARPTKPPAKGQKKEAIVYPDEGGCKHAYEELGVLCPTGCELRSELLKQEKTVKDSLSSVRPRVESLSQSSTNIYKYASLLGDKVKERQQVNEGNQNVINEYNEDLEEQYTYIKVNMDNNIPSNLRILRQVLENLRSKIQKLEATISTQVENCKSPCVTTCNVPVVSGKECEEIYRKGGETSEMYLIQPDEFFKPFKVYCDMTTQDGGWTLIQNRQDGSVGFGRTWDSYKNGFGNIARDGGKGICDSPGELWLGNDKISQITNLGPTEALIEMKDWNGQKVTAQYTAFTVQNEANKYQLSVSGYKGNAGNALMDGASQLKGENRTMTIHNGMFFSTFDRDNDGWLTADPNKQCSKEDGGGWWYNRCHAANPNGRYYWGGHYTYDMAKHGTDDGMVWMNWKGSWYSMQEISIKLRPYFN; this is translated from the exons ATGGCTAAATTATTGAGGGTGGTCGTGTTACTAGTCCTCTGCGCCTCAGCAGTGTGGTGCGTTAGCGATTATGATGAGGATGATGGG gTTGAAACACCAAAGAAG GAAGTGACTGAAGGAGGAGTAGATGCCAGAGGACATCGCCCACTTCTAGCTGGGCAAAAACCAGCTCCCACCCGAAGACCTCCCCCACCACCTGTAAGTGGAAGTGGTTACAGAGCACGTCCCACCAAACCTCCAGCAAAAGGGCAGAAGAAGGAAGCTATTGTATATCCTGATGAAGGAGGCTGTAAACATGCATATGAAGAATTG GGAGTATTATGTCCAACTGGTTGTGAATTGAGAAGTGaacttttaaaacaagaaaaaactgtCAAAGATAGCCTGTCATCAGTCCGTCCCAGAGTGGAGTCACTGTCACAGTCATCAACCAACATCTACAAGTATGCTTCACTTCTTGGAGACAAGGTGAAGGAGAGACAACAGGTCAATGAAG GCAATCAGAATGTTATAAATGAATACAATGAAGATCTGGAGGAGCAATACACTTATATCAAAGTAAATATGGACAACAACATCCCATCCAACCTCCGTATCCTTCGTCAGGTGTTGGAAAACCTGCGATCCAAAATCCAGAAACTGGAAGCCACCATATCCACCCAGGTGGAGAACTGCAAGTCTCCATGTGTTACAACATGCAATGTTCCAGTGGTGTCTGGCAAAG AGTGCGAGGAAATCTACAGAAAGGGTGGAGAGACATCAGAGATGTACCTCATTCAACCAGATGAGTTCTTCAAGCCATTCAAAGTTTATTGTGACATGACCACACAAGATGGAG GATGGACTCTGATCCAGAACAGACAAGATGGCAGTGTTGGCTTTGGCAGAACATGGGATTCTTACAAGAACGGATTTGGAAATATTGCTCGTGATGGTGGAAAAGGAATCTGTGACTCACCAG gtGAATTATGGCTGGGCAATGACAAGATTAGCCAAATTACAAATCTGGGCCCCACTGAAGCTTTGATTGAAATGAAAGACTGGAACGGTCAAAAAGTAACTGCTCAGTACACTGCTTTCACCGTACAAAATGAGGCAAATAAATATCAGCTGTCTGTCAGTGGCTACAAGGGAAATGCAGGCAATGCTCTTATGGATGGGGCATCACAACTGAAAGGAGAAAACAGAACCATGACAATACACAATGGCATGTTCTTCAGCACATTCGACAGAGACAATGATGGATG GTTAACTGCAGATCCAAACAAACAGTGCtcaaaagaagatggcggtggaTGGTGGTACAATAGATGCCATGCTGCAAACCCCAATGGCAGATATTACTGGGGTGGTCATTACACATATGATATGGCAAAGCATGGCACAGATGACGGAATGGTATGGATGAACTGGAAAGGGTCTTGGTACTCAATGCAGGAGATCAGCATAAAGCTTAGACCATACTTCAATTAA